AGGGGGGCGCGCGCGAAATCCTCGTAGTAGCCCTGGGACTCGCCGGTCAGCGCGGTGTGCAGGGCGTGGTGGAAGTCGTCGTTCCACTGCGCGTGCAGGCCAAGTCCGCCCGCTTCGCGGGGTGTTGTGGTGCCCGGGTCGCCCAGGTCGGACTCGGCGATGAGGAAGAGCGGGCGGTGCAGTTCGGCGGAGAGGGCGTCGACGGCGGCGGACAGCTCCTCCAGGAAGGGGAGTGCGCGGGTGTCGGCGAGGGCGTGCACCGCGTCCAGGCGCAGCCCGTCGAGGTGGTAGTCGCGCAGCCAGGACAGTGCGCTCTCGCGGAGGTAGGCGCGGACCTCGTCGGACCCGGGGGCGTCCAGGTTGACGGCGGAGCCCCACGGGGTGTGGTGGGTGTCGGTGAAGTACGGGCCGAACAGGGGGAGGTAGTTGCCGGACGGGCCGAGGTGGTTGTGGACCACGTCGAGGACGACGCCGAGCCCGTGCGCGTGGGCGGCGTCGACGAAGCGCTTCAGGCCCTCGGGGCCGCCGTACGGCTCGTGCACCGCCCAGAGGGAGACGCCCTCGTACCCCCAGCCGTGCCGGCCGGGGAAGGGGCAGACGGGCATCAGCTCGATGTGCGTGATGCCCAAGTCCCTTAGGTGGGCGAGGTGTTGGGCTGCGGCGTCGAAGGTGCCCTCGTGCGTGTACGTACCGATGTGCAGCTCGTAGAGGACCGCGCCGGGCAGCGGGCGGCCCGGCCACTCCTGCTGCCACGTGTGGGCGGAGTGGTCGACGACGGCGCTGAGCCCGTCGGGTCCGTCCGGCTGGCGGCGCGAGCGCGGGTCGGGCAGCACCTGGGGGCTGTCGCCGAGCGCGAACCCGTACCGCACACCCTCGTCGGCGTCGGCCTGCGCCGACCACCAGCCGGGGCGCGAGGGGTCCCGCTCCATCGGTTCCGTACGGTCCGCCGCGTGCAGCGTGACCCGTTCCGCCTCTGGTGCCCATACGTCGAACAGCATCTCTGGCTCCTCCCCCGGGGAATGGGTCCCCATGCTCGGCGGAAGATGCGATCAAGGTCTAGAGGTTGGGCATAACTGGCGATTAGGGTCCGGGCATGAGCCATAATCCGCTGC
The sequence above is drawn from the Streptomyces sp. NBC_01465 genome and encodes:
- the treZ gene encoding malto-oligosyltrehalose trehalohydrolase; its protein translation is MLFDVWAPEAERVTLHAADRTEPMERDPSRPGWWSAQADADEGVRYGFALGDSPQVLPDPRSRRQPDGPDGLSAVVDHSAHTWQQEWPGRPLPGAVLYELHIGTYTHEGTFDAAAQHLAHLRDLGITHIELMPVCPFPGRHGWGYEGVSLWAVHEPYGGPEGLKRFVDAAHAHGLGVVLDVVHNHLGPSGNYLPLFGPYFTDTHHTPWGSAVNLDAPGSDEVRAYLRESALSWLRDYHLDGLRLDAVHALADTRALPFLEELSAAVDALSAELHRPLFLIAESDLGDPGTTTPREAGGLGLHAQWNDDFHHALHTALTGESQGYYEDFARAPLAAVAKTLTHAFFHDGTYSTFRARHHGRPVPRTTTPAHRFLGYAQTHDQIGNRATGDRLSATLSPGLLACAAALVLTGPFTPMLFMGEEWGATTPWQFFTDHTDPELAEAVRRGRRREFAAHGWAEEDIPDPQDPATRDRSCLDWAQPAQPPYDRLLAWHRALLALRRAQPDLSDPDLAAIRVAYDEEARWLVFRRGDLRTAVNLSKEPVEIPLGGGPGRVLAAWDPVEHPGRDGLLRLRPQSCVVLGP